Below is a window of Leuconostoc gasicomitatum LMG 18811 DNA.
CCTACAACAACGGCTTATGATAAGCCTGCATTAGAGGATTTAGCCGCTATTGCTGGTCTCGATGATTATGAAAAATATGGCTTGTCGCTGTTGAAAGCAGGAACAGATTTATCCTCACGAACTGATAAAGAACTCATTGATGGGGATGCAAAGTCCTTTGAAATAGGGGGACACAAGTTCCGCATTGGTCAGGTCAATACAGTAGATATTGCTGATGTTTTGACACGTCAATCAGGTATTGAAGCAGCTATGGTTGCTGAGGACTATGAGGATTTCTTGTTTGTGATCACTGATATTTTAAATTCAAATTCAAAAGCACTATATCTTGGTGATGCCACAACGTCTATCGAAGCAGCCTTTGGGGCAAAAATCAGTGACAATGTGATTGATCTACCTGGTGTTGTTTCACGTAAAAAACAAATTGTACCACCATTAGAAAAACAATTTTAAAAGTGATGTTGAAGAAATGTTTGGCTGTTAAGCAATGAAATCACTTTCATCGAACAGATTTTCGCTTGGATTTATAAAATAACTTTACACCACCTCAATGTTCATGTATAATAACTATTTGTATTGACAAGCAAATAATTTTAACAAACCACACACTAAGGAGTAAGAATATGCGTATTCACGTTGTTCTAGGAAATGATGAAACTGGCGAACGTATTTACTTGACGTCTAAAAACCGTCGTAATACACCAGATCGTCTTGAGTTAAAGAAGTACTCACCAAAACTTCGCAAAGTTGTAACATTTAAGGAGATTAAGTAAAATGGCAAAAAAGTCAAAGATTGCAAAAGCGCAAAAGCGTGAAGCTTTGGTTGCGAAATATGCTGACAAGCGCGCCGAATTAAAGGCAGCAGGTGATTTTATCGGTTTGGCTGCTTTGCCAAAAGATTCATCTCCTGTACGTGTACACAATCGCGACTGGATTGATGGTCGTCCTCATGCTTATATGCGTGAGTTTGGTATGTCACGTTTGAACTTCCGCCAATTGGCACACAAGGGTCAAATTCCTGGTGTTCGTAAAGCTTCTTGGTAAATTAAAGTTTCGTCAGTAACGTAACTTACACCGTAAGCATTACGTGGGCACGTTAAAAGTCAATTATTATAGCATCAGCTAAATACAGTGACTGCCTCAATGAGCAAAGCGAATGGGGTCATAAAGGTTCACAAACTAGTAAAAATCACAGTAATGTGATTTTTTTTGTTGTATTATGGGATACGTATTTGCATTTTTTTGGCTTTAGCGTTACAATTATAGTTGTTAATTTACATAGATTTTGTAAATGAGCGGGTCACATCCGATGCGGCCGGCTCATTTTTTATGGGATTGGCACTTGCTTACAATAAATATTAGAAATTCATCAGGGAGGGGCAGATAAATGGTAAATAAAGTTGAACAAAGAATCATAGAATTGATTACACCAATTGTTGATAGACGAAAAGAACTGTTATGGGACTTGACGTACACTAAAGAAGGTGGGCAAAAAGTTTTACGTATCTTATTAGATAAGCCAAACCATCAATTTATCACAATGGCTGATTTAACGGCTTTCACACAGGAAGTTAACGAACTTTTGGATACATCTGACCCTGACCCTATTCCAGAGGCATACTTACTAGACATTTCATCACCGGGAGCTGATCGACCGTTAAAACAGCCTTGGCATTTTAAATGGGCACAAGATGGCAACGAAAATATTCTAATGTCACTTTTCGTTGCAAAGAATGGTCAAAAGAAATGGCAAGGAAAGATTAAGACATTAACTGATAATGGTTTAGTTTTACTAACTGATCATGGTGAGATAATTCTTAATTTTGATGAAATTGCAAAAGCAGTGTTAGATATCCAGTTTTAACATAAACGTATGTATTGGTAATTTAAAATCTGTATTTTTGATAAGAACTGCGAAAACGTTGTTCTATGATAATACAGTAAATATCAGTATATACTCTACTAATTGAATGAGGATAGGCGAATGAGTAAAGAACTAGTCGATGCGCTCGATGCCCTTGAAGCCGAGCGTGGTATAGAACGTGAGATTGTTGTTGCAGCACTTGAAGATGCGCTAAGAGCAGCTTACAAGAAGCAATATAATGCTGAACAGAACGTTGAAGCAGTATTTGATACAAAAAAAGGGAACGTAGCAATTAAGCAAGTCAAAAACGTCGTATTAGATGACGATTTTGAAAATGAAGATACAGAAATCAGTCTAACAGATGCGTTAGTGATTAATCGTGCATATGAAGCGGGTGATGAAATTCGTTTTGATGTGACACCAAAAGATTTTGGACGAATGGCTGCTCAAGCAGCAAAGCAAGTTATTGTACAAAAAATGCGTGAAGCCGGTCGTGAAGCGATTTATAATAAGTTCGCTGATTATCAAGATGAGATCATTACTGGTGAGGTTGATCGACAAGATGCACGCTTCTTGTATATGACACTTCCAGGTAACCAAGAAGCTGCTATGGCACCAAATGATCAAATGCCAAATGAACGGTATCGTATGGGAGACCGTATTAAAGTTTTGGTAAATAAAGTTGAAAATAACGCAAAGGGACCAC
It encodes the following:
- the rimP gene encoding ribosome maturation factor RimP, which codes for MVNKVEQRIIELITPIVDRRKELLWDLTYTKEGGQKVLRILLDKPNHQFITMADLTAFTQEVNELLDTSDPDPIPEAYLLDISSPGADRPLKQPWHFKWAQDGNENILMSLFVAKNGQKKWQGKIKTLTDNGLVLLTDHGEIILNFDEIAKAVLDIQF
- the rpsN gene encoding 30S ribosomal protein S14 — protein: MAKKSKIAKAQKREALVAKYADKRAELKAAGDFIGLAALPKDSSPVRVHNRDWIDGRPHAYMREFGMSRLNFRQLAHKGQIPGVRKASW
- the nusA gene encoding transcription termination factor NusA; this encodes MSKELVDALDALEAERGIEREIVVAALEDALRAAYKKQYNAEQNVEAVFDTKKGNVAIKQVKNVVLDDDFENEDTEISLTDALVINRAYEAGDEIRFDVTPKDFGRMAAQAAKQVIVQKMREAGREAIYNKFADYQDEIITGEVDRQDARFLYMTLPGNQEAAMAPNDQMPNERYRMGDRIKVLVNKVENNAKGPQIFVSRTAPDLVKRLFEQEVPEVYDGTVEIMNISREAGDRSKIAVYTHDTDLDPVGAMVGQRGARVQAVVNELGGENMDIVEWVEDEAQYIANALNPSEVADVIFNPENERAVTVIVPDNQLSLAIGKKGQNARLAARLTGFKIDIKSESEAANSLSKQSPLKAESGE
- the rpmG gene encoding 50S ribosomal protein L33, which gives rise to MRIHVVLGNDETGERIYLTSKNRRNTPDRLELKKYSPKLRKVVTFKEIK